Proteins encoded by one window of Thalassoroseus pseudoceratinae:
- a CDS encoding response regulator, protein MPDSLTAEWWQDHTPQILETIQTPLLIIDARQRLLWCNSTFLGLVQWDWQETRGRSILDLPNSPAHSKHFQKLIAETFALSQPTDGCEIEIGVTPETRRSYVINSQPLAGSANTKSDKVLLVLFDVTEQRRVNAQQARLAALVESSDDAIIAKTFDDHIVDWNAGAERIYGYTSEEAVGQHISLIVPSDRLSETHKFRETLLRGKLVRNRETMRIRKDGQPIHVSLTMSPILDLEGNMVLVSTIERDVTRRVQRERELKVAKDEAERASRAHGEFLANVSHELRTPMNAIIGMADLSLDAELTDELRDYLQTIRTSAGVLMDLLNDVLDFSKLDSGNFEIENAPFELQEVVESTMKAVSLPAYEKGLELICNIENGVPTSLVGDPLRLRQAISNLLSNAVKFTEAGEVELSVSLGDRDSDGVRIIFRVRDTGIGIAAEHQAKVFAPFTQADSSSTRTYGGTGLGLAIVTQLVSLMGGRLTLESEPSQGSTFTFDAKFQVSNKSVDLGTPNPQQLSSIENLPVLIVDDNQTSRHMLERTLEGWSMKPVSVSNGNDALKVLKSRKEKGQPFPLVILDALMPEVDGFTLAEKIQQHPEFAESTVLMLSSADRQTFRERIKNLSIDAFLEKPVTQSDLWDTIASFIGGVPVRRTPRFQRDLQQPAPRKLRILLAEDTPANQKVVTRLLEKRGHSVKVAPNGRSALEMLVEDDKGIDLVLMDVQMPIMDGLQATTQIRELADERLRNTPIIAMTAHAMRGDREKCLDSGMNGYLSKPVDARKLITLIEGHVFREQSEERANVDNYTWDANPPMELLDLDSALTRLGGDKSLLEDMLEFFIEDIPPLLQDMRRDALKRDAETLERNAHSLKGLLSNFDSSQTVSDLAAKVQELASAGQIDSATSLIPKLERRSRRMVQAAELALQNRDKLFDS, encoded by the coding sequence ATGCCAGATTCACTCACTGCGGAGTGGTGGCAAGACCACACCCCGCAGATTCTCGAGACAATCCAAACACCGTTGCTGATCATCGATGCTCGGCAACGGTTGCTTTGGTGTAATTCGACGTTCTTAGGGCTGGTGCAATGGGATTGGCAGGAGACGCGAGGACGATCGATTCTGGACTTGCCTAATAGCCCGGCGCATTCGAAACATTTTCAGAAACTGATCGCAGAGACGTTCGCCCTGTCGCAGCCAACGGATGGGTGTGAAATAGAGATCGGTGTCACACCCGAGACTCGGCGTAGCTATGTCATCAACTCCCAACCACTTGCGGGCTCGGCGAATACAAAATCGGACAAGGTGCTGTTGGTCTTATTCGACGTGACCGAGCAACGCCGAGTCAACGCCCAGCAGGCTCGATTGGCAGCGCTGGTGGAGTCTTCCGATGACGCCATCATCGCCAAGACATTCGACGATCACATCGTGGATTGGAATGCGGGTGCCGAGCGGATTTATGGCTACACCTCGGAGGAGGCTGTCGGCCAACATATCTCACTGATCGTGCCGTCCGATCGGCTTTCCGAAACCCACAAGTTTCGCGAGACACTGCTCCGTGGCAAATTAGTCCGGAACCGCGAGACGATGCGAATTCGGAAGGATGGGCAACCGATTCATGTAAGCCTCACGATGTCTCCCATCCTCGATTTGGAAGGGAACATGGTGCTGGTCTCGACGATTGAACGCGACGTCACACGTCGAGTGCAACGCGAGCGGGAACTGAAAGTCGCCAAAGATGAGGCGGAACGAGCGAGTCGCGCGCATGGGGAGTTCTTGGCCAATGTCAGCCATGAACTTCGAACACCAATGAATGCCATCATCGGCATGGCGGACTTGTCCCTAGATGCGGAATTGACAGACGAACTCCGAGACTATCTGCAAACCATCCGGACGTCAGCCGGGGTGCTGATGGATCTGCTGAACGATGTCTTAGACTTTTCCAAATTGGATTCCGGTAATTTCGAGATCGAAAACGCCCCGTTCGAACTGCAAGAAGTCGTCGAAAGCACGATGAAGGCGGTCAGTTTACCGGCTTATGAGAAAGGCCTGGAACTGATTTGCAACATCGAAAATGGTGTGCCGACGTCTCTCGTGGGCGATCCGCTCCGATTGCGGCAAGCCATCTCGAATTTGCTTTCGAACGCAGTCAAGTTTACGGAAGCCGGTGAAGTCGAACTGAGCGTCAGTTTGGGGGACCGTGACAGTGACGGCGTGCGAATTATCTTCCGAGTCCGAGATACCGGTATTGGGATTGCTGCTGAACACCAGGCCAAGGTTTTTGCGCCGTTTACGCAAGCTGATTCCTCGTCGACAAGAACGTACGGTGGAACCGGCCTGGGGTTAGCGATTGTGACGCAACTGGTCAGTCTGATGGGCGGAAGGCTCACCCTGGAGAGCGAACCAAGTCAGGGCAGCACGTTCACATTCGATGCCAAGTTCCAAGTTTCCAACAAGTCGGTTGACTTAGGCACTCCAAACCCTCAGCAGCTTTCTTCGATCGAGAACTTGCCGGTTCTGATCGTCGATGACAACCAGACCAGTCGCCACATGCTCGAACGCACGTTGGAAGGTTGGTCGATGAAACCGGTCAGCGTGTCCAACGGGAACGATGCACTCAAGGTTCTGAAATCACGCAAGGAAAAAGGTCAGCCGTTTCCACTGGTCATACTTGATGCGCTCATGCCGGAAGTCGATGGTTTCACGCTGGCAGAGAAGATCCAGCAACATCCGGAATTTGCAGAGTCCACGGTTCTGATGTTGTCCTCCGCCGATCGGCAAACGTTTCGGGAACGAATCAAGAATCTCTCCATCGATGCCTTCTTGGAAAAACCGGTCACACAATCCGATCTGTGGGATACGATCGCGTCTTTCATTGGCGGGGTTCCGGTCCGCAGAACACCTCGGTTTCAACGAGATTTGCAGCAGCCTGCTCCCCGAAAGTTGCGGATTCTGCTAGCCGAGGACACGCCTGCGAATCAGAAAGTGGTCACGCGACTTCTCGAAAAACGCGGCCACTCCGTCAAAGTTGCTCCCAACGGCCGCAGCGCTCTCGAGATGTTGGTCGAAGATGACAAAGGGATCGACTTAGTTTTAATGGATGTCCAAATGCCGATTATGGATGGACTCCAAGCGACGACCCAAATTCGGGAGCTAGCCGACGAACGACTCCGGAACACTCCAATCATTGCGATGACCGCACACGCCATGCGGGGGGATCGTGAAAAATGTTTGGACTCCGGGATGAACGGGTACCTTTCTAAGCCGGTCGATGCACGCAAATTGATTACCCTCATCGAGGGCCATGTATTCCGGGAACAATCGGAAGAAAGGGCGAATGTGGATAACTACACGTGGGATGCAAATCCCCCCATGGAGTTGTTAGACCTCGACTCCGCGTTGACTCGATTGGGTGGCGATAAGTCACTACTTGAAGACATGCTCGAGTTTTTCATCGAAGACATTCCGCCGTTACTCCAGGATATGCGACGGGACGCCCTCAAGCGAGACGCAGAAACGCTCGAACGCAACGCGCACAGCCTGAAAGGGCTTCTTTCAAATTTCGATTCGTCACAAACAGTATCTGATTTGGCCGCAAAGGTTCAGGAACTTGCGAGCGCAGGACAAATCGATTCAGCAACGTCCTTGATACCGAAGTTGGAACGACGAAGCCGCCGCATGGTCCAGGCCGCCGAGTTGGCGTTGCAGAACCGCGACAAATTGTTCGATTCGTGA
- a CDS encoding PA2169 family four-helix-bundle protein, with the protein MGLETKSDLRKETVEGLQKLIRYNIDSYKGFREAADEVEDQRLKSLFTAIAQERSDFATELQNFVEWNGQEAEDDGSVMAAMHRVWIDVRALFSDGDSYAILAEAERGEDEIKEAYEEVLKETAGSAMNDVLQAQYVNVKKQHDQIRDLRDAFKAAK; encoded by the coding sequence ATGGGTTTGGAAACAAAATCTGACCTTCGCAAGGAAACTGTCGAAGGTCTGCAGAAGCTGATCCGTTATAACATTGACTCTTACAAGGGTTTTCGCGAAGCCGCCGATGAGGTTGAAGATCAACGACTGAAATCGTTGTTCACGGCGATCGCTCAAGAACGGTCGGACTTCGCGACGGAGCTTCAGAACTTTGTCGAATGGAATGGTCAAGAAGCCGAGGACGATGGCTCTGTTATGGCGGCCATGCACCGGGTGTGGATTGACGTTCGTGCCTTGTTCAGCGATGGCGATTCCTACGCGATTCTCGCCGAAGCCGAGCGTGGCGAAGACGAGATCAAAGAAGCCTACGAGGAAGTCCTCAAGGAAACGGCCGGAAGTGCAATGAATGACGTGCTGCAAGCCCAATATGTGAATGTCAAGAAGCAGCACGACCAAATCCGCGACCTCCGCGATGCGTTCAAAGCTGCGAAGTAG
- a CDS encoding ExbD/TolR family protein: MRIPSRQSRTSLRFNVTPLIDIVFLLIIFFLVASHFVRSDNAEPIDLPVATQQETDNPQSLPLVVTITANRELRVRGQNVDAAELERMVEVAQREQGERLEVHLRVDKTVPFRFVEPIMAVCAKFGVTFKYAVMLK; the protein is encoded by the coding sequence ATGCGGATTCCCTCACGTCAATCGCGGACGAGTTTGCGGTTCAATGTGACTCCGCTGATCGACATCGTTTTCCTGCTGATCATTTTCTTCCTCGTCGCCAGTCATTTCGTGCGGAGTGACAACGCTGAGCCGATCGATCTGCCAGTCGCCACACAACAAGAGACCGACAATCCGCAATCGCTGCCGCTTGTCGTGACGATCACCGCAAACCGAGAATTACGGGTTCGCGGCCAAAACGTTGATGCAGCCGAACTGGAACGAATGGTCGAAGTGGCCCAGCGAGAACAAGGCGAACGGTTGGAGGTTCATTTGCGGGTCGACAAGACGGTCCCGTTTCGATTCGTCGAACCAATCATGGCGGTCTGTGCGAAGTTCGGCGTCACCTTCAAGTACGCCGTCATGTTGAAGTGA
- a CDS encoding sigma-54-dependent transcriptional regulator: protein MASVLVVDDDRTILHQVRKSLADHQVHTANNSAAALSSIREHQPDCVLLDIMLPGTSGLEIFREIRAIDSKLPVIFITAGSSSETVIEAMQLGAYDYLVKPLDLPAVVQLVEKALETRRLMNTPVAIGKGDAVAQDSDLLVGRSDKMVAVYGQIGRVAAQNVTVLIRGESGTGKELVARAIYQHSPRVNENFMAVNCAALPDALLESELFGHEKGAFTSADSRRIGKFEQCDGGTIFLDEVGDMAPLVQSKVLRLLQEQKFERVGGNQTLQTDVRIIAATNRNLEEMVEDGSFREDLFYRLNGFTIHLPPLSERGGDLEVLIKYFLTRLTPELGKDHIEGISPEAGDLLKNYSWPGNVRELQSVIRQSLLNATGTVIVPDFLPPKVREGQGKADAASPTNASTHSANPESDLQRFVDQNLSSNTQNLHEQTIDFVERYLLGRVLEFTSGNQSQASRILGITRGSLRNKIRSLGISIEQVINVEDETD from the coding sequence ATGGCGTCCGTACTCGTCGTTGATGACGATCGAACAATTCTCCACCAAGTCCGTAAATCGCTTGCCGATCACCAAGTGCACACGGCCAACAATTCGGCTGCTGCATTATCCTCGATTCGTGAGCATCAACCGGACTGCGTGCTGTTGGATATCATGCTTCCCGGGACGTCCGGCCTGGAAATTTTCCGAGAGATTCGGGCAATTGACAGCAAACTCCCGGTGATTTTCATCACGGCCGGGAGTAGCAGCGAAACGGTGATCGAGGCGATGCAACTTGGGGCTTACGATTACCTCGTCAAGCCACTCGATCTGCCGGCAGTGGTTCAGTTGGTCGAAAAGGCGCTGGAAACGCGTCGGCTGATGAACACTCCGGTCGCCATCGGCAAGGGCGATGCCGTCGCGCAGGATTCAGATTTGCTGGTCGGCCGCAGTGACAAGATGGTGGCCGTTTATGGTCAAATCGGTCGTGTTGCCGCCCAGAATGTGACGGTGTTAATCCGAGGCGAAAGTGGGACCGGTAAAGAATTGGTCGCCCGCGCCATTTATCAGCACAGCCCCCGCGTGAACGAAAACTTCATGGCGGTCAACTGTGCCGCGCTGCCGGATGCTCTGCTTGAAAGCGAACTCTTCGGTCACGAAAAAGGCGCGTTTACGTCTGCGGATTCTCGGCGAATCGGGAAGTTTGAACAATGCGACGGCGGAACTATTTTTCTCGACGAAGTCGGTGATATGGCTCCGCTGGTGCAAAGTAAAGTTCTTCGACTCCTGCAAGAACAGAAGTTCGAACGCGTCGGGGGCAATCAAACGTTGCAAACCGATGTTCGCATCATCGCTGCAACGAATCGAAACCTGGAGGAAATGGTCGAAGACGGAAGTTTTCGGGAGGACTTGTTCTACCGACTCAACGGTTTCACAATCCATCTTCCACCACTCAGCGAACGTGGCGGAGACTTGGAAGTCTTAATCAAATACTTCCTGACACGGCTCACCCCGGAATTGGGCAAAGACCACATCGAAGGCATTTCCCCTGAAGCTGGGGACTTGCTGAAGAATTATTCCTGGCCAGGGAACGTTCGCGAATTGCAGAGCGTGATACGCCAATCTTTGCTCAACGCCACCGGAACGGTCATCGTCCCCGACTTCCTGCCGCCGAAAGTTCGTGAGGGACAAGGCAAAGCGGATGCAGCCTCACCGACCAACGCATCTACTCACTCGGCAAACCCCGAGAGTGATCTCCAACGGTTTGTGGACCAGAATCTTTCGAGCAACACTCAGAATTTGCACGAACAGACGATCGATTTTGTCGAACGATATCTCCTGGGCCGAGTTCTCGAATTTACGTCCGGCAACCAATCCCAGGCATCGCGTATTCTCGGGATTACACGGGGCAGTTTGCGGAATAAGATTCGATCTCTCGGCATCTCGATCGAGCAAGTGATCAATGTCGAAGACGAAACCGATTAG
- a CDS encoding response regulator transcription factor, giving the protein MKILIVEDEIAMATGLKFNFEQEGYEVTHVADGRSAVELFEQEESPADFDVIVLDLMLPGMSGYEACRRIRSLQPNLPILVLSARSLSEDRSAAFDAGTNQYLTKPFDLRELLSRVRNLVNQRQHRPEPPTEQPSKNTQDQVFEFGDVRFDLGRFTLAVGDAVYELTGREAELLDYFIRHEGHVLSRSRILKDVWGESEELATRTIDNFVLRLRKMLEPNPADPRYILSVRGTGYRFVKPDSQD; this is encoded by the coding sequence GTGAAAATCCTGATTGTCGAAGACGAAATAGCAATGGCGACGGGGTTGAAATTCAACTTCGAACAGGAAGGTTACGAAGTCACTCACGTCGCGGATGGGCGGTCGGCCGTTGAATTGTTCGAACAAGAGGAATCTCCTGCGGATTTTGATGTGATTGTGCTCGACCTGATGTTGCCGGGCATGAGCGGCTACGAGGCATGTCGTCGCATTCGGTCTTTGCAACCGAACCTGCCGATTTTGGTCCTCAGCGCACGGTCACTCAGTGAAGATCGATCCGCGGCCTTCGATGCCGGGACAAATCAGTACCTCACCAAACCGTTCGATCTCCGCGAATTGCTTAGCCGAGTTCGTAATTTAGTCAATCAGCGACAGCATCGTCCTGAGCCACCAACCGAACAGCCATCGAAGAACACACAGGATCAGGTCTTCGAATTCGGTGATGTCCGATTCGACCTGGGCCGCTTCACGCTCGCGGTCGGCGACGCTGTTTACGAACTCACTGGCCGCGAGGCCGAGCTATTGGATTATTTCATTCGACATGAAGGACACGTGTTGAGCCGTTCGCGAATCCTCAAAGATGTGTGGGGCGAATCCGAAGAACTCGCGACGCGGACGATTGACAACTTTGTCCTTCGTCTTCGAAAAATGCTTGAGCCGAATCCTGCCGACCCGCGATACATTCTTTCCGTCCGCGGGACCGGCTACCGATTCGTCAAACCGGACTCACAGGACTGA
- a CDS encoding sensor histidine kinase, protein MPPLRRKRRTLHWPITISISLMMLNIALMIGWIVLAASFQEWPVLTIGTVAFAVVLVGLTFYMVLTIKEVRVSQQQANFVDSVTHELKTPIASLRLYLETLQIRELDEDQRNSFYNVMEGELLRLDQLISHLLEVGRLDELGRESEPEDIDVPEFLRQTAETACVRHKVESDEVMEYQLENCVFHGKRLLLETIFSNLLDNAIKYAGTPPKIVVEAFMRGRDRVVVRIIDNGTGIPVNLRKKIFHIFFRVGNELERKQKGTGLGLYIVKTLVGFLKGRIQVREGPQQVGTVFEVDLPGRTVE, encoded by the coding sequence ATGCCTCCGCTAAGACGAAAACGCCGCACACTTCATTGGCCGATCACCATCAGCATCTCGCTGATGATGCTGAACATTGCGTTGATGATTGGTTGGATTGTGTTGGCGGCGAGTTTTCAGGAATGGCCGGTTCTTACGATTGGCACGGTGGCATTTGCGGTTGTTCTGGTCGGGCTGACGTTCTACATGGTGCTGACGATCAAAGAAGTTCGCGTCAGCCAGCAGCAAGCGAATTTTGTGGACAGCGTGACCCACGAACTCAAAACGCCGATCGCGTCCCTGCGGTTATATCTTGAAACTTTGCAAATTCGCGAACTCGATGAAGATCAGCGGAACTCCTTTTACAATGTCATGGAAGGGGAGCTACTGCGTTTGGACCAGTTGATTAGCCACCTGCTTGAAGTCGGTCGGCTCGATGAATTGGGACGCGAATCCGAACCGGAAGATATTGACGTGCCCGAGTTCCTTAGGCAAACCGCCGAAACGGCTTGTGTTCGGCACAAAGTCGAGAGTGACGAGGTGATGGAGTATCAACTTGAGAATTGCGTCTTCCATGGAAAACGGCTTCTGTTGGAAACCATTTTTTCCAACCTGCTCGATAACGCCATCAAATATGCCGGAACTCCGCCGAAAATTGTCGTAGAAGCGTTCATGCGTGGCCGGGATCGAGTGGTTGTGCGAATCATCGACAACGGGACTGGCATTCCAGTGAACCTGCGGAAGAAAATCTTTCACATCTTCTTCCGGGTCGGGAACGAGTTGGAACGCAAGCAAAAGGGAACCGGTTTAGGGCTATATATTGTGAAGACACTGGTCGGATTTCTCAAAGGGCGAATCCAAGTTCGCGAAGGTCCTCAGCAAGTCGGCACCGTTTTTGAAGTCGATCTTCCGGGGAGAACAGTCGAGTGA
- a CDS encoding ATP-binding cassette domain-containing protein gives MIHVQNLTKRFADPSATVNAVDGVSFDVRPGEIFGLLGPNGAGKTTCLRILSTVLKPTSGLAEVANYNVATHPAEVRANIGFLSGNTGIYDRMTAYEMVEYFGRLYGLDDETLQERIDTIFDTLQIHDFSDVLGSKMSTGMKQKVSIARTIIHDPPVLIFDEPTLGLDILVARNVLEQIAKLREQGKCIIFSTHIMREVEKLCDRIAIIHRGRILAIGTKEELEEQHHEQDVEELFFDLITEHDRAKALAE, from the coding sequence ATGATTCACGTGCAGAACTTGACCAAACGGTTCGCCGACCCGTCGGCCACAGTGAATGCGGTGGACGGTGTCAGTTTCGACGTTCGACCCGGCGAAATTTTTGGGTTACTCGGTCCAAACGGAGCCGGGAAGACAACGTGCTTGCGGATTCTCAGTACGGTTCTGAAGCCCACGAGCGGGCTCGCCGAGGTGGCTAACTACAACGTCGCAACGCATCCGGCCGAGGTGCGTGCGAACATCGGCTTTCTGTCAGGCAACACGGGAATTTACGACCGAATGACCGCCTACGAAATGGTGGAGTACTTTGGTCGACTCTACGGCTTGGATGACGAAACGCTCCAAGAGCGGATCGATACCATCTTCGACACGCTGCAAATCCATGACTTCTCGGATGTGCTCGGTTCAAAGATGTCGACCGGCATGAAGCAGAAAGTTTCCATCGCCCGCACAATCATCCACGACCCACCCGTGCTGATTTTCGACGAACCGACATTAGGGTTGGATATCCTTGTGGCACGGAATGTTCTCGAGCAAATCGCGAAACTGCGTGAGCAGGGCAAGTGCATCATTTTCTCGACGCATATCATGCGTGAGGTGGAGAAGCTTTGTGATCGCATTGCGATTATTCATCGTGGGCGAATTCTCGCGATTGGCACGAAAGAGGAACTCGAAGAGCAACACCACGAACAGGATGTGGAAGAGTTGTTCTTCGACCTCATCACTGAGCACGACCGGGCCAAAGCGTTAGCCGAGTAA
- a CDS encoding ExbD/TolR family protein, producing the protein MRVPNSRRDRTIRSDQAMTPMIDVVFLLLIFFVCASLGHRPESLLGIDLSRGSTETVDLNPPAEPDPTVTELWLTLYPSPSGDGTFVELNQREFQDLAELEAALESLGEIAADSPVILDVGGDIVAEDWVRVDDACRAAGFESIQYAADRSKIPPKSVVPE; encoded by the coding sequence ATGCGTGTCCCCAATTCTCGTCGAGATCGCACGATCCGTTCCGATCAGGCAATGACACCAATGATTGATGTCGTGTTTTTGCTACTGATCTTCTTCGTTTGTGCTTCTCTGGGACACCGACCCGAATCACTGTTGGGTATTGATCTTTCACGAGGAAGCACGGAAACCGTCGATCTCAATCCCCCGGCCGAACCGGACCCGACGGTGACGGAACTTTGGTTAACGCTGTATCCCAGCCCGAGCGGAGATGGCACATTTGTCGAACTGAATCAACGTGAGTTTCAGGATTTGGCCGAGTTGGAAGCAGCACTCGAGAGTCTCGGCGAAATCGCGGCGGATAGCCCCGTTATCTTGGACGTCGGTGGCGATATTGTCGCTGAAGATTGGGTTCGCGTCGATGACGCGTGTCGGGCGGCAGGTTTTGAAAGCATTCAGTATGCGGCCGATCGATCCAAAATTCCCCCGAAATCTGTCGTCCCAGAGTGA
- a CDS encoding MotA/TolQ/ExbB proton channel family protein, with translation MRWNVVCQLPWKRLFLAFALALVWMGGVAYAQESSVNTTAAGPANDGELDLRELFRAGGLVGVIIVGLSVATVALVVEHILSIRRSALMPKGLAEHTHNLILRGQFEEAKQACHENPSFLGNVIAAGVSEAEIDYSSIEKAMEDSATEQSARLFRKIEYLNVIGTLAPMLGLLGTVWGMINAFLEFEAKSNPQVSELAPGIYKALVTTLLGLSVAVPAFAAFAFFRNRIDELVAESSLTAEQVFADYRRQLVQRRRTAAQRRRSGEST, from the coding sequence ATGCGTTGGAATGTGGTTTGTCAGTTGCCTTGGAAACGTCTGTTCCTGGCTTTTGCGTTGGCCCTCGTTTGGATGGGTGGGGTCGCGTATGCTCAAGAGAGCAGCGTGAACACGACGGCTGCCGGTCCCGCGAACGATGGTGAACTCGATCTGCGGGAATTGTTCCGCGCCGGTGGCTTGGTGGGAGTGATCATCGTCGGGTTAAGCGTCGCGACCGTGGCGTTGGTCGTGGAACATATTTTGAGTATCCGTCGATCCGCACTTATGCCCAAAGGCTTGGCGGAGCATACACATAACTTGATCTTACGGGGACAATTCGAGGAGGCCAAACAGGCCTGTCACGAGAACCCAAGCTTTCTTGGGAATGTGATTGCCGCGGGAGTTTCCGAGGCGGAGATCGACTATTCTTCGATCGAGAAAGCCATGGAAGATTCCGCGACCGAGCAGTCGGCTCGACTGTTTCGAAAGATTGAATATCTCAATGTGATCGGCACACTCGCTCCGATGTTGGGGTTGCTGGGAACCGTTTGGGGGATGATCAACGCGTTTCTGGAATTCGAAGCCAAATCCAATCCGCAGGTTTCGGAATTAGCGCCAGGAATCTACAAGGCATTGGTCACCACGCTTCTTGGGTTGAGTGTGGCTGTGCCCGCATTCGCGGCCTTCGCGTTCTTCCGAAACCGAATCGACGAACTGGTGGCGGAGAGTTCCCTGACCGCCGAGCAAGTCTTTGCCGACTATCGCCGGCAACTCGTGCAGCGTCGCCGAACCGCCGCTCAACGTCGGCGATCTGGCGAATCCACGTGA